Sequence from the Temnothorax longispinosus isolate EJ_2023e chromosome 6, Tlon_JGU_v1, whole genome shotgun sequence genome:
TAGACATTTCTAGATCTGCTCCATctcaatttacataatatctgAAAGCAGGAAATACACGAGACAATTAGAAGACAGTCCTTTTACACGATCCATGACTAGGATATACAAAGATAAGATAAGCGACAACAACAAAGGAAGCAAGGTCTACTGACTGTTGGCCATCTTGCATTGACGGAGCGCCTCGTTAAAGCCTTCGCAGAGGCTCAGGTCGGACTGGTTCTGAGCGCACTCCAGGAACTGCTTCATCTCCCAGGAACAGGTGCCGGTGGCCGGTGCCGCAGGAGCACTCTGGGCAAATGTCTGCGGCGCCTCTGCGGGAGCAGCAACAGCGGTCTCGCCGCCTCCGCTGAAGAGTCCAGTCATGGCATGACCGATGGTGTGTCCCACGGCGGATCCTATAGCAACACCGCCAGCGGTGGCGGCCATCTGGCCCATGAGGGACGGCTGCTGCGGCTGGGCGACCATGGGTGACGCCGGTGGGGCCTGGGTCTGGGCTGGCAATCGAGACGGGGCTGGGGCAGGCGCGGGGGCAGAAGCCCTTCTGACCCTGGAAACGaggtcttttttttttaggggATTCGTTCGACATCACGTTTTCGAGGAGGGAAAGGGCGACGTTTGAGGTTCTACGCCGAAGATGGTGAACTTTGCAACCGTGATGTAACGGGGAGAGTATTGACGACGATTCTCGTCACAACGTGACTTCGTCGAGAATTAATTTACTCACGTTCTCGGCGGAGGGGCGGCGGCTCGTCCACGTCGCGgcatttttcttaattctctttctctttcttcaccACGTTACGAAAATACAAGGAAGACTTGGCGAAACTTCGCTCTGCAGTTGACTCTGCTGATTGCACCTGATCGCTCGGCCACGGCGGACTTAACTAGAGTAGACGCTGCGCAATCTGTCGCGATTCATGAGTCAGATTGCGCAATCGGAGACGCGGAGAGCGCCACGAGGGGACGTTTCTCGAAATTTCCGCCCTCGTCGACGACGCGGGCCGACCCCCGTGACtttctttatctaaaaatatatcgcgCTATTAATAAATCGATCCACGAGACTTTCTGGCATTCTCACGAGCTTGGAGATTCACGTGGCACCGCGGTTCGCGGATCGAGCGTCACGATTGGTCGCGCTCCATATTGATCGCTCCGTGACACGCGTCACGAAGAAGACGAAGATCGCGCATCTCGAGAAATGTCAATTGTATGACTGTATTctccctcctcctctttcGCCGCGCGGTTCGTTCGGCCGCCCCCTCCCTCTCGTTCGCCATCAGTTTGTTGATTCGACGATAACAGCTGATCGCGGAGCGCAGGAAGTCGAAATATAAACTTGAATAAACTCCCACGCACACACGTcgcaataatatacatttgcgcgtgcatatgtgtgtataataattaagtggAATCCGTTAAAAGAGGGAAATTATGCTGAAGCCGAAGGCGCTCACGCAGGTTCTTAGTCAGGCGAACACCGGGGGCGTGGAGAATACCTTGTGAGTAAAATCTCGCGGTGAGAGGTGTCACCTACAAGCCGAGCgatttcttttcaatataaattcacCTGCAGTATTTCGGATTTTATCCTAATACACGTT
This genomic interval carries:
- the LOC139815305 gene encoding coiled-coil-helix-coiled-coil-helix domain-containing protein 2-like produces the protein MPRRGRAAAPPPRTVRRASAPAPAPAPSRLPAQTQAPPASPMVAQPQQPSLMGQMAATAGGVAIGSAVGHTIGHAMTGLFSGGGETAVAAPAEAPQTFAQSAPAAPATGTCSWEMKQFLECAQNQSDLSLCEGFNEALRQCKMANNIM